AAGCGGAATCGGCGGCCCGCCGGGCCGACCTCCCCGTCGGTGGCGGCCTTGACGGGTTCGCCCGCCACCTGCACCACCAGCTCCGCGCACTCCCGCTGGACGTAGGTGCGGCTGTGATGCAGCGCGCCGGTCACGGCGGCCAGGAAGAATCGAAGCCGCGAGAACCGGACGTCGGCCCGCACGTATCGCACGTCCAACGTGCCGTGGTGCAACCCGCCGCGGATCATCGGGGCGAACCCGCGCGGCGTGTAGACGCCGTTGCCCACGAACAGCAGCCACACCTGTCGGACCCGCCCGTCGATGCGCACCGTCAACGGGCGTGACTCACGCAGCACCCGCACCAGCGCCGCCGCGGCGGCGGGCCACTTGCCCCACCGCTGCTCCCAGCGTTCCCGGTAGCCGACCAGGTCGGGATAGCCGCCGAGACTCGCCGTGTTGAGAAACCAGCGCTCGATCCTCCCGTCGATCTCGATGCTTCCCAGGTCGACCTCGATCCCGGTGCCGTGCTCGGCGGCCATGGTCGCGGCCGTCGGCCCGTCCACCCGGATGTCACGGGCGAAGTGGTTCAGCGTGCCGCCGGGGATCACCAGCAGCGGGAGTTTGCGCACGGCGGCGACCGCCGCCACCGCCGCCACGGTGCCGTCGCCGCCGGCGACGCCGACCGCCTGCACAGCCGTGCCCAGCCCGTCCACGACCGCGGCGAACTGGTCGATCAGGTCGACTCCTTCTTTCGGGTAGACCACGGTCGCCTCGGGCCAGGCCTGGGCGACCTGGTCGCTCGCGTCCTCGCCCTCCAGGCCGGAGCCCGGATTGATCAGCAGCACCAGGCCGGCCCCGTCGCCCAGTCGGGGGAGGTCGACCTCCACGCCCGGCCCGTCGTAGACCTCCTGCGGGACCGGCCACCAGCGGCGAGTCGCTCCGGCCACCGCCGCGCCGAGCAGCGCGCCCCCGACGACGTCGCTGGGCCAGTGCACACCGGTGTGCACGCGGGAGATCGCCACGGCGGCGGCCAGCGGCGCGACCACGCGGGCCGTGCGGGGACTCTCCATCGCCACCGCCGTGGCGAACGCGGCGGCTGAGGCGGCATGGCCGGACGGGAAGGACGAGGAACGAGGCGGATTCCGGTACCGACGTGCCTCGGGGATCAGCTCCACCGCAGGGCGCCTGCGAGGGAACAGGGGTTTGCCGACGGCGTTGGCCAGCGCGCTGGCCCCGGCGATCGCGGCGAGTCCCCGCCAGGCCGCTCGGCGTGTCGGCCCCTTGCGTAACGCGAGCACCGAGGCGGCGGTGAACCACAGCAGGCTGTGATTGGCGGCGGTGCCCAGTTCCTTCATCACCGGATCGACAGGGCTTCTGGGCAGGCGTGAACTCCGCCGGACGAGTTCCCGATCCCGGCGGTCGACCTCACCTGCAACGCTGCGCAGCCATTTCCACACCGGATAGACGCTAGCGTTTCCCCGAACGGATCACGGAGGAATCCCGCCGCAGCGCTTACTGTGGACCCATGCAGCGGCGGATCTTCGGGATCGAGACCGAGTTCGGGGTGACGTGCACCTTCCACGGGCAGCGTCGGCTCTCCCCGGACGAGGTGGCCAGGTATCTGTTCCGACGGGTGGTGTCCTGGGGGCGCTCCTCCAACGTGTTCCTGCGCAACGGCTCGCGGCTCTACCTCGACGTGGGCTCGCATCCCGAGTACGCCACGGCGGAGTGCGACGACATCGCGCAGCTGGTGACCCACGACAAGGCGGGCGAGCGGGTACTGGAGGACCTGCTGGTCGACGCGGAGCGACGGCTCGCCGACGAGGGCATCGGCGGGGACATCTTCCTGTTCAAGAACAACACCGACTCCGCGGGCAACTCCTACGGCTGTCACGAGAACTACCTGGTGGGGCGGGCAGGCGAGTTCGCCAGGATCGCCGACGTCCTGCTTCCCTTCCTCGTGACCCGGCAGCTCGTCTGCGGTGCGGGCAAGGTGCTTCAGACCCCGAGGGGCGCCGTCTACTG
This genomic stretch from Actinoalloteichus hoggarensis harbors:
- a CDS encoding bifunctional phosphatase PAP2/diacylglycerol kinase family protein, translating into MWKWLRSVAGEVDRRDRELVRRSSRLPRSPVDPVMKELGTAANHSLLWFTAASVLALRKGPTRRAAWRGLAAIAGASALANAVGKPLFPRRRPAVELIPEARRYRNPPRSSSFPSGHAASAAAFATAVAMESPRTARVVAPLAAAVAISRVHTGVHWPSDVVGGALLGAAVAGATRRWWPVPQEVYDGPGVEVDLPRLGDGAGLVLLINPGSGLEGEDASDQVAQAWPEATVVYPKEGVDLIDQFAAVVDGLGTAVQAVGVAGGDGTVAAVAAVAAVRKLPLLVIPGGTLNHFARDIRVDGPTAATMAAEHGTGIEVDLGSIEIDGRIERWFLNTASLGGYPDLVGYRERWEQRWGKWPAAAAALVRVLRESRPLTVRIDGRVRQVWLLFVGNGVYTPRGFAPMIRGGLHHGTLDVRYVRADVRFSRLRFFLAAVTGALHHSRTYVQRECAELVVQVAGEPVKAATDGEVGPAGRRFRFAAHCGTLRVYRPRLSRVQP